From the genome of Alphaproteobacteria bacterium, one region includes:
- a CDS encoding cytosine deaminase — translation MNAFAKTPDARDFWLTNAQVSGCLLGAVPDGAPAHDDDLFGVDLHISDGVIEAVEAAGTAPSAAAALDLDGGQVWSGHVDLHTHIDKGHTWPRAQNPDGTHAGARTAVQSDRNASWDAEDVRRRMDFTLRAAYAHGTRAIRTHIDSIPPQPDLSWPVFADIRDAWAGRLELQAVSLIHLRFFKDRDAMREIADVVAEHGGIFGAVTAVEENAEELVDFVFELATERGLDLDFHVDETLDPSATTLRTIAEAARRRDFQGGVNCGHCCSLSVQDEGYVEETLGVIAETAMSIVSLPMCNMYLQARGPVHTPRNRGVTLLHELRVHGVPVSVASDNTRDPFYGFGDLDMHEVFTQAVRIAHLDRPYTDWPQAATVTPASVMGLADTGVIAPGAAADLVLYRGRGFSELLSRPQLDRIVLRGGKAIDTTPPDYRELDDLFDDGP, via the coding sequence ATGAACGCCTTCGCCAAAACCCCCGACGCTCGCGACTTCTGGCTCACCAACGCACAGGTTTCCGGATGCCTGCTGGGGGCCGTTCCCGATGGCGCGCCGGCGCATGACGACGACCTCTTCGGTGTCGATCTCCATATTTCAGACGGCGTCATCGAAGCGGTCGAGGCCGCGGGGACCGCGCCTTCCGCGGCCGCCGCGCTGGACCTCGACGGCGGGCAGGTCTGGTCGGGCCATGTGGATCTGCACACCCATATCGACAAGGGCCACACCTGGCCGCGCGCCCAGAATCCCGACGGCACCCATGCGGGTGCACGCACGGCGGTGCAGTCGGACCGCAACGCGAGCTGGGATGCCGAAGACGTCCGGCGGCGCATGGATTTCACGCTCCGCGCCGCCTACGCCCACGGCACCCGCGCCATCCGCACCCATATCGACAGCATCCCGCCGCAACCCGATCTGAGCTGGCCCGTCTTCGCCGACATCCGTGACGCATGGGCCGGCCGGCTGGAGCTCCAGGCCGTCAGCCTTATCCATCTTCGCTTCTTCAAGGATCGCGATGCGATGCGGGAAATCGCCGACGTGGTCGCCGAACATGGCGGCATCTTCGGCGCGGTCACCGCGGTGGAAGAGAATGCGGAAGAGCTGGTCGATTTCGTCTTCGAACTGGCGACGGAACGCGGTCTCGACCTCGATTTTCACGTCGACGAAACCCTCGACCCCAGCGCCACCACGCTGCGCACCATCGCGGAGGCGGCCCGGCGGCGCGATTTCCAGGGCGGAGTAAATTGCGGTCATTGCTGTTCGTTGTCGGTGCAGGACGAGGGCTATGTAGAAGAGACCCTCGGTGTCATCGCGGAAACCGCGATGTCCATCGTCAGCCTGCCCATGTGCAACATGTACCTGCAGGCTCGCGGGCCCGTACACACGCCGCGAAACCGCGGTGTCACCCTGCTGCACGAATTGCGGGTGCACGGCGTACCGGTGTCCGTTGCCTCGGACAATACCCGCGATCCGTTCTACGGTTTCGGCGACCTGGACATGCACGAGGTGTTCACCCAGGCCGTGCGTATCGCCCATCTGGACCGTCCCTACACGGACTGGCCGCAGGCCGCGACCGTCACCCCGGCTTCCGTGATGGGGCTCGCCGACACCGGGGTCATCGCGCCCGGCGCAGCTGCCGACCTGGTCCTCTACCGGGGTCGAGGTTTCTCGGAGCTGCTCAGCCGGCCACAGTTGGACCGCATCGTTCTGCGCGGGGGAAAGGCCATCGACACCACCCCGCCGGACTACCGCGAGCTGGACGACCTGTTTGACGACGGGCCTTGA
- a CDS encoding aromatic ring-hydroxylating dioxygenase subunit alpha — MLATQQNILRRFWYPVMPAESLLDGPQPFTLLGEDIVVWMGPDGEPAAATDRCCHRSAKLSRGWVEDGNIVCGYHGWTYDCTGTCIDVPQQMKSDRGTNFAIRTHNAATRYGYVWVCLDSEPLAEVPEIDEAEDPAYRLIPQFYEVWNCAGLRLMENSFDNAHVAFTHRKSFGMQNEPDPGEIELEETPGGLVMRSELEVANPDIGKKMLGTDSDRTVRTFTTTWFMPFVRRLRIQYPNGLIHVIVTCATPIDDKSSMVIQFAARSDTEADVPAADINAFDRQVTDEDRYILETTAYDVPLDLSAKSEAHMPSDRPGMMMRNKLRALLAEHGEAEATNAYPIGQAAE, encoded by the coding sequence ATGCTTGCGACCCAACAGAATATTCTCCGCCGCTTCTGGTATCCTGTCATGCCGGCCGAGAGCCTGCTCGACGGCCCCCAGCCGTTCACACTCCTGGGCGAAGATATCGTCGTCTGGATGGGTCCGGACGGCGAACCGGCAGCGGCCACCGACCGATGCTGCCATCGGTCCGCCAAGCTGAGCCGTGGTTGGGTCGAAGACGGCAACATCGTGTGCGGTTATCACGGCTGGACCTATGACTGTACCGGCACCTGCATCGACGTCCCCCAGCAGATGAAATCCGATCGCGGGACCAATTTCGCGATCCGGACCCACAATGCCGCCACGCGCTATGGCTATGTCTGGGTGTGTCTGGACAGCGAGCCGCTGGCGGAGGTTCCGGAAATCGATGAAGCAGAGGACCCGGCCTATCGCCTGATCCCGCAATTTTATGAAGTCTGGAACTGCGCCGGCCTGCGCCTGATGGAAAACAGTTTCGACAACGCCCATGTGGCCTTTACCCATCGCAAAAGCTTCGGCATGCAGAACGAGCCCGATCCAGGCGAGATCGAGCTCGAGGAAACACCGGGCGGACTTGTCATGCGCAGCGAACTGGAGGTCGCCAACCCCGACATCGGGAAAAAAATGCTGGGCACCGATTCAGACCGGACGGTGCGCACATTCACCACCACATGGTTCATGCCCTTCGTGCGCCGGTTGCGCATTCAGTACCCCAACGGTCTCATCCACGTAATCGTCACCTGCGCCACCCCTATCGACGATAAATCCTCGATGGTCATTCAGTTCGCGGCCCGCAGCGACACCGAAGCGGATGTGCCGGCGGCGGACATCAACGCCTTCGACCGCCAGGTCACGGACGAGGACCGATACATCCTCGAGACCACGGCCTACGACGTGCCGCTCGACCTGTCGGCGAAGTCCGAGGCGCATATGCCGTCGGATCGGCCGGGCATGATGATGCGCAACAAATTACGCGCGCTGCTGGCCGAGCATGGCGAGGCGGAAGCCACGAACGCCTATCCGATCGGACAGGCAGCGGAATGA
- a CDS encoding cysteine hydrolase, which produces MNPLGSAPKNQWQVSSTDADLVRASVPARPMAFDAAPQNLTIDLARTAIIVVDMQNDFCHPEGWLAHIGVDVAPARKPIAPLQKLVPALRDAGVPVIWLNWGNRPDRLNLSPSLIHVYKPSGDGVGLGDPLPGSDAPVLEKDSWAAAVVDELAIEPQDIQVDKFRMSGFWDTPLDSILRNLGVQTILFAGVNADQCVMCTLQDANFLGYDCVMVRDCTATTSPAFCMDATVYNVKQIFGFVAESDAIQAGLETSS; this is translated from the coding sequence ATGAACCCTCTTGGAAGTGCCCCGAAGAACCAGTGGCAGGTGAGTTCAACCGACGCCGATCTCGTGCGGGCCTCGGTTCCTGCCCGCCCGATGGCGTTCGATGCCGCGCCTCAGAATCTCACGATCGATCTCGCGCGAACGGCCATCATCGTGGTCGATATGCAGAATGATTTCTGTCACCCCGAGGGCTGGCTCGCCCATATCGGGGTCGATGTCGCGCCGGCACGAAAACCGATTGCGCCATTGCAGAAACTGGTGCCGGCGTTGCGCGACGCCGGGGTCCCCGTGATCTGGCTCAACTGGGGCAACCGGCCCGACCGGCTCAACCTCAGCCCGTCCCTGATCCATGTCTACAAGCCGAGCGGGGACGGTGTCGGGCTGGGAGACCCGCTACCCGGCAGCGATGCGCCGGTGCTGGAGAAGGATTCCTGGGCCGCCGCCGTGGTGGATGAACTGGCGATTGAGCCCCAGGATATTCAGGTCGACAAGTTCCGCATGAGCGGGTTCTGGGACACGCCCCTCGACAGCATTCTGCGCAATCTGGGCGTTCAGACGATCCTGTTTGCCGGTGTCAACGCCGATCAATGCGTGATGTGCACCCTGCAGGATGCCAATTTTCTCGGCTATGACTGCGTGATGGTGCGTGACTGCACGGCCACGACATCGCCGGCGTTTTGCATGGATGCCACGGTCTATAACGTGAAGCAGATTTTCGGATTTGTCGCGGAGTCCGACGCCATACAAGCCGGGCTGGAGACATCGTCATGA
- a CDS encoding cupin domain-containing protein, with product MSLIVRRTGDYKAFRISPGDTNYMICIADPVADGTAGIGFTAIVEVYAVGGKTPPNSHAVAHEMFYVLAGEGVAYCDGETVALAAGDSIVVPPGAEHVVENTGAGKLYTLTVMIPNEAFAELIHGGTPVPLDTEDLAVMRRVAMPS from the coding sequence ATGAGCCTGATTGTACGGCGGACCGGCGACTACAAGGCGTTTCGGATCAGCCCCGGGGATACCAACTACATGATCTGTATCGCCGATCCGGTCGCCGACGGGACGGCGGGGATCGGTTTCACCGCGATCGTCGAGGTGTATGCCGTCGGCGGCAAAACCCCGCCGAACTCTCACGCCGTCGCCCACGAGATGTTCTACGTGCTGGCCGGTGAGGGCGTGGCCTATTGCGACGGTGAAACCGTGGCGCTCGCGGCGGGGGATTCGATCGTGGTCCCGCCCGGCGCGGAGCATGTGGTCGAGAATACCGGTGCGGGCAAGCTCTATACCTTGACCGTCATGATCCCCAACGAGGCGTTCGCCGAGCTGATCCATGGCGGGACGCCGGTCCCGCTCGATACCGAGGATTTGGCGGTCATGCGCCGGGTTGCCATGCCGTCCTGA
- a CDS encoding creatininase family protein gives MRPTQYWQDMSTEDFAELDARTIAVLPVAAIEQHGPHLPVYVDSCINEGIIARTLERVPDDLAVTVLPTMPVGKSNEHLAFPGTLTLSAETLTRVWTEIGESVARAGLRKLVLFNSHGGQPQIMDIVARDLRVRLNMFVVTVSSYNLLAPEGLFPDQEIRHGIHGGSVETAIMLHLRPDLVKMDKAENFVPASIAMEADYRHLRPEGGIGFGWQAQDINPSGAVGNALDADAERGKQLVENAATGFVELLQEIDRYPLENIKART, from the coding sequence ATGAGACCGACACAATATTGGCAGGACATGTCGACGGAGGATTTCGCCGAACTCGACGCACGCACGATCGCCGTCCTCCCCGTCGCCGCGATTGAACAGCATGGGCCGCATCTGCCGGTCTATGTGGACAGCTGCATCAACGAAGGGATCATCGCGCGGACCCTCGAGCGCGTACCCGACGACCTGGCCGTTACCGTCCTGCCGACAATGCCCGTCGGCAAGAGCAACGAGCATCTCGCCTTTCCCGGCACCTTGACCCTGAGCGCCGAGACCCTGACGCGCGTGTGGACGGAGATCGGCGAATCTGTCGCGCGTGCCGGCCTTCGGAAACTGGTTCTGTTCAACTCCCACGGCGGTCAGCCCCAGATCATGGATATTGTGGCGCGCGATCTCCGGGTTCGCCTGAACATGTTTGTGGTCACGGTGAGCAGCTACAATCTGCTGGCACCCGAGGGGCTTTTCCCCGATCAGGAGATCCGGCACGGCATTCATGGCGGGTCCGTAGAGACGGCGATCATGCTCCATCTGCGCCCGGACCTGGTGAAGATGGACAAGGCGGAGAATTTTGTACCGGCCTCGATTGCGATGGAGGCGGACTACAGGCATCTGAGGCCCGAGGGCGGGATCGGGTTCGGCTGGCAGGCCCAGGACATCAACCCTTCCGGCGCCGTCGGCAACGCGCTGGATGCGGACGCTGAGCGCGGGAAGCAACTCGTCGAGAACGCCGCAACCGGGTTCGTCGAACTGCTGCAGGAGATCGACCGCTATCCGCTTGAAAACATCAAGGCGCGTACATGA
- a CDS encoding amidase: MEDSLGAFRPDAMIRIAGAEEGPLEGVTFAAKDLFDVAGIETGAGNPDFLRGMSAAQAHAPAVQSLLDAGATLVGKTITDELAFGLAGENFHYGTPLNSAAPDRIPGGSSSGSVSVVAGGVCDTALGTDTGGSMRVPASHCGVFGIRTTHGRVPIDGVVPLADSFDTVGWFASDPDMFRRVGEVLLPGFEPKAMPKRLLIVNDALAELEPAAVGPVGAAIDVMAHRFDVVEHITLTSDGLAAWRAVFRDVQGYEAWQNHGTWIDDVKPQFGPGVDERFAAVADISRDAFATASLKRAEITAQLRGLLDAHTVLCVPSAAGAAPRKCTNPAALENFRNRTLNICCIAGLGGLPQISMPMALVESCPLGISLVGAVGQDEALLQAAVELG, from the coding sequence ATGGAAGACAGCCTGGGAGCGTTTCGGCCCGATGCGATGATCCGGATTGCGGGTGCCGAAGAGGGCCCGCTCGAGGGTGTGACATTCGCGGCCAAGGATCTGTTCGACGTTGCGGGGATCGAAACCGGCGCCGGCAACCCGGACTTTCTGCGGGGTATGTCGGCGGCTCAGGCGCACGCGCCTGCCGTGCAGTCGCTGCTCGATGCAGGGGCGACGCTTGTCGGCAAGACGATCACCGACGAATTGGCGTTCGGACTGGCCGGGGAGAATTTCCATTACGGCACCCCGCTCAACAGCGCCGCACCGGACCGGATTCCCGGCGGTTCGTCCAGCGGGTCGGTTTCCGTCGTCGCCGGCGGGGTCTGCGACACCGCATTGGGCACCGACACGGGCGGCTCCATGCGTGTTCCGGCGAGCCATTGCGGCGTCTTCGGCATTCGCACAACCCATGGCCGGGTGCCGATCGACGGCGTGGTGCCGCTGGCCGACAGTTTCGATACGGTCGGCTGGTTTGCAAGCGATCCGGATATGTTCCGGCGGGTCGGTGAGGTGCTGCTGCCCGGTTTCGAACCCAAGGCGATGCCCAAGCGCCTCTTGATCGTGAATGACGCACTGGCGGAGCTGGAGCCGGCTGCGGTCGGCCCGGTGGGCGCGGCGATCGATGTCATGGCGCATCGGTTTGACGTGGTGGAACACATCACCCTCACGTCGGACGGCCTGGCGGCGTGGCGCGCGGTCTTTCGTGACGTCCAGGGGTATGAGGCGTGGCAGAATCACGGCACGTGGATCGACGACGTAAAACCGCAGTTCGGTCCCGGCGTCGACGAGCGATTCGCCGCCGTCGCCGACATCTCGCGGGACGCGTTCGCAACCGCGAGCTTGAAGCGCGCGGAAATCACCGCACAGCTGCGCGGGCTGCTGGACGCCCACACGGTCTTGTGCGTGCCCAGCGCGGCGGGTGCCGCGCCGCGCAAGTGCACCAACCCGGCCGCGCTTGAGAATTTCCGGAACCGGACGCTGAACATCTGCTGTATCGCGGGGCTCGGCGGCCTGCCGCAAATCAGCATGCCGATGGCCCTGGTCGAGAGTTGCCCGCTCGGCATCTCGCTGGTTGGCGCCGTGGGCCAGGATGAAGCATTGCTCCAGGCGGCCGTCGAACTCGGCTGA
- a CDS encoding aromatic ring-hydroxylating dioxygenase subunit alpha, with translation MLITQEPIFRRFWYPTLRLDELEDGPKPFTLLGEEIVLWQQGDGTPAALEDKCPHRSVKLSVDSLVVDGTLRCGYHGWRFDGGGGCVLVPQTPDLAPPERNAATAYHCQERYGYVWVCLEEPVRDIPDLPYAEDPAFRQVFEYDQTWSANALRIGENALDVSHISFVHRATFGEDASPVAPTLDFFDIEDGVGIQSEIPVANREDQQRNLNIADDHTTRYMTITWRLPAVFTICIRYPTGLIHQIIGFTTPIDDQHTHRCQFVYRNDAEADATAESIAAFDRRVAAEDKLILESGGPDYPLDLHAEAHMYLDRPGILMRQMLTEWLDGPPEERAKFETAAE, from the coding sequence ATGCTCATCACCCAGGAACCGATCTTTCGCCGCTTCTGGTATCCGACCCTGCGGCTCGACGAACTCGAGGACGGCCCGAAGCCCTTTACCCTGCTCGGCGAAGAAATCGTCCTCTGGCAGCAGGGCGACGGGACGCCGGCGGCCCTCGAGGACAAGTGCCCGCATCGCTCGGTGAAACTCTCGGTCGACAGCCTGGTCGTCGACGGCACGTTGCGCTGCGGGTATCACGGATGGCGGTTCGACGGCGGCGGCGGATGTGTGCTCGTGCCCCAGACCCCCGACCTGGCCCCGCCCGAGCGCAACGCCGCCACGGCCTATCATTGCCAGGAACGCTACGGCTATGTCTGGGTCTGCCTTGAGGAACCCGTGCGTGATATTCCGGACCTCCCCTACGCCGAAGACCCCGCGTTCCGGCAGGTCTTCGAGTACGACCAGACCTGGAGTGCGAACGCGCTGCGGATCGGCGAGAACGCCCTCGACGTCTCGCATATCAGCTTCGTCCACCGCGCCACCTTCGGCGAGGACGCCAGCCCGGTGGCCCCGACCCTCGATTTCTTCGACATCGAGGATGGCGTGGGAATCCAGAGCGAAATTCCGGTCGCCAACCGCGAAGACCAGCAGCGCAACCTGAACATCGCCGACGACCATACAACTCGCTACATGACCATCACCTGGCGGCTGCCGGCGGTCTTCACGATCTGTATCCGGTATCCGACCGGGTTGATTCATCAGATCATCGGCTTCACGACGCCGATCGACGACCAGCACACCCATCGCTGCCAGTTCGTCTACCGCAACGATGCGGAAGCGGACGCCACCGCCGAAAGCATTGCGGCGTTCGACCGCCGTGTTGCGGCGGAAGACAAGCTGATCCTCGAATCCGGCGGCCCGGACTATCCGCTCGACCTGCACGCCGAGGCGCATATGTATCTCGACCGCCCCGGAATCCTCATGCGTCAGATGTTGACGGAATGGCTGGACGGCCCGCCCGAGGAACGCGCGAAGTTCGAGACGGCGGCCGAATAA
- a CDS encoding M20/M25/M40 family metallo-hydrolase, translating to MSAPDAKARIAAYIDANFDDEVAFLQALVRQPSDNPPGDCAPHGALSARLLEEMGFPVEAFDVPAEVAARHGMVSATNLIVRQTFGAGGPTVALNAHGDVVPPGDGWSHDPYGAEIVDGWMFGRGAAVSKSDYATYTYALRALQNSALDLNGTVELHFTYDEETGGMTGPGWLLEQGLTKPDFVLSAALSYNVIVAHNGCLHLEVTVRGLSAHAGRPETGHDALEATTTILQALYAHRAELAGRASQTPGIGHPTLVVGLIEGGINTNVVPDQVKFRIDRRIIPEENPEAVEAETRAVIDGVAADLKGISVQTDRILLARPFAPVPGSDALVEILCRHACDVMGEPVTPAGVPLYTDARLYAEAGIPTAMYGAGPRSVLEANGHRADERIALSDLRKATNVIALTLAELLGG from the coding sequence GTGAGCGCCCCGGACGCAAAGGCGCGCATCGCCGCCTATATCGACGCGAACTTCGACGACGAGGTCGCGTTTCTGCAGGCGCTCGTACGCCAGCCCTCCGACAATCCGCCCGGTGACTGCGCACCCCATGGGGCGCTGTCCGCGCGCCTGCTCGAGGAGATGGGCTTTCCCGTCGAGGCGTTCGACGTCCCGGCCGAGGTCGCCGCGCGCCATGGCATGGTCAGCGCAACCAACCTGATCGTGCGCCAGACTTTCGGTGCCGGCGGGCCGACGGTGGCCCTCAACGCCCATGGCGATGTGGTGCCGCCGGGCGACGGCTGGAGCCACGACCCCTATGGCGCGGAAATCGTCGACGGCTGGATGTTCGGGCGCGGCGCGGCGGTCTCCAAGTCCGACTACGCCACCTACACATATGCCTTGCGGGCGTTGCAGAACTCGGCGCTGGACCTGAACGGCACAGTCGAGTTGCACTTCACCTATGACGAGGAAACCGGTGGGATGACCGGGCCGGGCTGGTTGCTGGAACAGGGGCTCACGAAGCCGGATTTCGTGCTTTCCGCCGCGCTGTCCTACAACGTGATCGTCGCCCATAACGGCTGCCTGCATCTCGAGGTCACGGTGCGCGGGCTTTCCGCCCATGCCGGACGGCCCGAGACCGGCCATGACGCGCTGGAGGCGACCACGACAATCCTGCAGGCGCTCTACGCCCATCGCGCCGAGCTGGCCGGACGCGCTTCACAAACGCCGGGTATCGGCCATCCGACATTGGTGGTCGGGCTCATCGAGGGTGGCATCAACACCAATGTGGTACCCGACCAGGTCAAGTTCCGGATCGACCGTCGCATCATCCCCGAAGAAAATCCCGAGGCGGTCGAGGCCGAAACCCGCGCCGTAATCGATGGCGTAGCGGCCGACTTGAAAGGTATCTCGGTCCAGACGGACCGAATATTGCTGGCGCGCCCCTTCGCGCCGGTTCCGGGCAGCGATGCGCTCGTCGAGATACTTTGCCGCCATGCCTGCGACGTCATGGGCGAGCCGGTCACCCCCGCCGGGGTGCCGCTCTACACCGATGCACGCCTTTATGCCGAGGCGGGTATTCCCACGGCGATGTATGGCGCCGGCCCCCGTTCCGTTCTCGAAGCCAACGGGCACCGCGCCGACGAACGGATCGCCCTGTCCGACCTTCGCAAGGCGACGAATGTGATCGCACTAACGCTCGCCGAACTCCTCGGCGGATAG
- a CDS encoding dihydroorotase family protein — MTTHADLVIDNGTIVTEDKTFRASIAIRDGKIVGVGPADEMPAADEKIDASGLHILPGVIDVHVHFREPGMEEKEDWETGSTAAVMGGVTTVFEMPNTDPPVDTVAHYELKMSLARAKSHCDFGIYGVLGEHNLDQLEPLAEAGAIGFKLFLGNTTGNLPCPSDGAVLEGFEILSRLGKRCAIHAENSPILFWREDRLKAAGLEAPHYHLAARADICALEALSKSCVLAEWTGARIHIAHESTSLSLPYIRFYKERGVDLTVETLPQYLYLSVDDMDQPGGEKLRMNPPIREPYHQAPLWDAMLDGTIDMISTDHAPHTPAEKAGNRIWDVACGFPGIETSLPLMLTAVHEGRLTLNQYVKISSANPARGWGLEGRKGAIQPDADADLVLVDLERRETLAADKLHSRGKVSAFEGRNVVGWPVATLVRGKTIMRDGELTSAPGWGEPVIQQMPAPAPRNLDKHISSLVGASPAPADTGAA; from the coding sequence ATGACCACCCACGCAGACCTCGTGATCGACAACGGCACCATCGTGACCGAAGACAAGACCTTCCGGGCCTCCATCGCGATCCGCGACGGAAAGATCGTCGGCGTCGGGCCTGCCGACGAGATGCCGGCCGCCGACGAGAAAATCGATGCATCGGGTCTGCATATCCTGCCCGGCGTGATCGATGTGCATGTGCATTTCCGCGAACCGGGCATGGAAGAAAAAGAAGATTGGGAGACCGGCTCGACGGCCGCCGTCATGGGCGGGGTCACAACCGTTTTCGAGATGCCGAACACCGACCCGCCCGTGGATACGGTCGCGCATTACGAACTCAAGATGTCACTGGCGCGGGCAAAATCCCATTGCGATTTCGGCATCTACGGCGTTCTCGGCGAACATAATCTCGATCAGCTCGAACCCCTGGCCGAGGCCGGCGCCATCGGCTTCAAGCTGTTCCTCGGCAACACGACAGGCAATTTGCCCTGCCCATCGGACGGCGCGGTTCTGGAGGGCTTCGAGATCCTGTCGCGGCTGGGCAAGCGCTGCGCCATCCATGCGGAAAATTCGCCGATCCTGTTCTGGCGCGAGGACCGCCTGAAGGCCGCCGGGCTCGAAGCGCCGCACTATCATCTCGCCGCGCGCGCGGATATCTGCGCGTTGGAGGCGCTGTCAAAAAGCTGCGTACTGGCCGAGTGGACCGGCGCACGTATTCATATTGCCCATGAGAGCACGTCACTTTCACTACCCTATATCCGCTTCTACAAGGAGCGCGGCGTCGACCTGACCGTGGAGACCCTGCCGCAATATCTCTACCTGTCCGTGGACGACATGGATCAGCCCGGCGGCGAGAAACTGCGCATGAACCCGCCCATTCGCGAGCCCTATCACCAGGCCCCGCTATGGGACGCGATGCTGGACGGGACGATCGACATGATCTCCACCGACCATGCACCCCACACCCCCGCCGAGAAGGCCGGGAACCGCATCTGGGACGTGGCCTGCGGCTTCCCGGGCATCGAGACCTCCCTGCCGCTCATGCTGACCGCCGTGCATGAAGGCCGACTGACCCTGAACCAGTATGTGAAGATCAGCTCGGCCAATCCGGCACGGGGCTGGGGCCTCGAGGGCCGGAAAGGCGCGATCCAGCCCGATGCGGATGCCGATCTGGTCCTGGTCGATCTCGAACGGCGCGAAACGCTGGCGGCGGACAAGCTGCACTCGCGCGGCAAGGTCTCGGCCTTCGAAGGCCGAAACGTAGTCGGCTGGCCGGTGGCCACCCTCGTACGCGGGAAAACCATCATGCGCGACGGCGAACTTACCTCCGCGCCGGGCTGGGGCGAGCCCGTCATCCAGCAGATGCCCGCACCCGCACCGCGTAATCTCGACAAGCACATATCATCGCTTGTCGGCGCATCGCCGGCGCCCGCCGACACCGGTGCCGCGTGA